A region of the Gambusia affinis linkage group LG11, SWU_Gaff_1.0, whole genome shotgun sequence genome:
GAGATATTTAGGTGTCTTCCATCAGAAGAAGGTGACTAGAATAAGACAGATTTTCAGCTTCTGGAAAAGACAGaactgaaagcagaaacaatTAGTACCATTAATTAGGCAAAGCATGCAATCAAAACCTGGTCCTGTTTGTACTCACTCATATTAAGGCTGAATCTGTTTATCTGGTGAGAATCCTAATTTGAACTTAACATCTCGTCTTCcataatgtttttctgacatCATATTTCGTGTTTGACCGCTACAACAAGGTTCAGACTGATGTGAGAGATAACTTATTTTTCCTCCACAATTTTAGCTACAGAAACAGTTGGCAACCAACATATCAAAACCATGACATTTTGACTTTAGTGTAAATTTCCCAACTTCTTTACATTCATTAAGTATAGATGCCGAGATCGAATTTTTTAAGAAAGCAGGGTGCACATTTGTCTGTTGCTGAAagtgtacaaataaaacaacctaTTGTATTGTTCAATGACATTGATGTTTTCCTAAAACAATTTCTGATTGATTTTCCTGTTAGTATTGTTTCTATGTGTGATGGTCATGTGACATAGTCAACTAAAGACTAAATCTGGTTAACTTCAGacaatttgtttggtttttaatatCAACTGTTCTATGTAAAAGCATTATTGTGACACAGTTCTTTactaaatctatattttttttttgttctaaccTTTAACCTGCTGACCCCCCTTGAGACTAATAATTTATCTAAACTCTTTTCCTAAGGGGAGCGATATCTGTCACCTGGTTAGCAGTGCATGAGGTAATGAATTGTTTTGCCATGGGAGAACTCATTATTTTCATTACTCAACAGAACATGCTAGTTTAGCTTATAGATAATTTAGACAAGGTGTTAACCAGTCAACTAGAATTGAGGACATTTGCTTTGTAATGggaataaaataacatttacacaaaattatAAGTCTAATTAAATTGATCAATTTCCTTCTCAATagttattgtttcatttaattatgtatttagtTGCATTGGTGTATTGGCTTAATCGTAGCATTAGTTTATCATCTTTTTAGATCTTCCTGGTGGACTGTCCGTTGCCCCGGGTTGCATGACGGTTCTGGTGCTGCTGATCTTTCCATCCATGGCTGTTGCCAATCGGTGTGGAGACCGTTTCCTGTGCTCAGCCGTTGTTGTTGCTGGTCTGAGCGTCATTCCTTGCTTCGTGTTAGAGCAGGCGTTGTGCCAGTGCTCCATGGTCCACGCAGATTTCTGCTGTGGAGATGAGTTTTGGTTCTCCATGTTGGCATGCTGTGAAGTTATAATGTCACCAGCCAGCAGCTTCATTGACACTCCTCCTTTAGTGCCAATCTTGTCATGTGCAACTCTTCCATGGCTGACAGATCCACCACTTAATGATTAATAATGTGATTATTTGAAGtgggttattttattttcctgtaacCAAATCACTCGTTTTAATTCAATCTTATTTACTGCCGCATCCACTTTTATTAGTTATAATTGTAGCATTATCTGTAtagttgcttttgttttagattGCAGAGGTCTCCCAATAACAAACCAATTGCATCTATTTATTAACTATAGTCTTTAAAGGGAATAAGTATCACAACAAGTATCTCGGTGGAACCTCCAATTTTGTGGGAGAATTTATAGGTGTCTAAActcaattatatttaaataaagaattacAGAAGACTCGGAACTCCGTCTGCTCAAAGTCGAACGAGAAGAGATTTTTAATGCACATCTGCGGATCTACAACATCATACACATCGTCACAGTAATCCAAAATCTCTTAACTTCTACTTCTGACATCAGGTTATTATAGAGTCCCAGCTCTACTGGTGTGTATTGGGAAGCTTTGACCAATGGCGTTGCTCTCCTCCATTTGCGTAGACATCTGGCTCCATTTCACAGGGGTTGTATATTGGAAGTTCCTTGGAAATGTTCAGACCCTTTTGACCTCACATCTGCTCCGTTTCAAAAGTGCCAAATAAGCCAATTTATCACAAAGTGTTGTACTTATCTTATCCTAACAGTTTGCTTTCCAAGCCACATTCGTCCAACTTTGTGCTTCGCAACACAATCAAAGGAAAGAGAGTTTAGTTTGAATTGACATTTAACGGCGCCAGATTTCCTACGTGAATAGCAACTCCATGAAAAGTATTTCCTCTCTTTAGTAATTGTTATTCCACATCTCTCCAAATCTGAATTCCTTCCTGACTTCTAGGTCAGATTGACCCAGTCTATTTGActcaatacatttcttttaggttAAAACATTGGTAATACCAATGGCGTCGTGAGGAAACAAGGAAATCTGACGGAAGAAACACAGGGAGCGATCAGAACACGAGGAGAGATCAGAGCACAAGGAGCGATCATAGAAGGTTTCTTTTCTTAAGGAAACGTCTACCAGTTGAGGCAAACACTCAGGCACTGGAGTGTCAGCTAGGCGGTCCTTATGAAGCGCCTCCGCAGCTCTTGATGATTAGACACAGGTGCGTCTACAGGTTGGCCGCCACACTTCTCCAGGGGCTCCGCTCAATGGTGACATCAGGTGGCTGTGAGAGGAAATAGCTTCCCAGAGaacccagaacaaaaacagaaaaaataacccCAACCTAACAGTACCCCCCCTCAACGGACGCCACCTGGCGGccgagaagaggaggaaggctgAGAGGCGGTGAAATCACTAATAAGGGAGGGGTCAAGGATAAAGGAGCGGGGAACCCAAGAGCGTTCCTCTGGACCGTAGCCCTCCCAGTCAACGAGGTACTGGTGACCCCGACCGCGCCGACGGGAAGCCACAATCCTGCGGACAGTGAATGCAGGATGACCGTCAATAAGACGGGTGGGAGGAGGGGGTTCGGCCGGAGGGCAAAGATTACTGGACAGGACCGGTTTAATCTGGGAGACATGGAAAGTAGCATGAACACGTAGGGAGGGAGGAAGGCGTACAGCTGCTGGACTGATGACTGACATTATCTCAAACGGGCCAATAAACCTGGGAGACAATTTCTTGGACATGGACTTGAGGGGTATGTCCCGGGTAGACAACCAGACCTTCTGCCCGACCAAAGAAGTGGGCGCAGTGGTTCTTCTCCGGTCAGCCTGTTTCTTGTTCTGAGTGGCAGTGTGATTAAGTGCCGTGATGGTTTCTGACCAGATCTTTTTACAACGGCCAATGTGATGCTGTACTGACGTTACCGATATGTCCTTCTCGTTGGATGGCAGGAGAGGGGGCTGGTAGCCGAGAGAGACCTCGAACGGGGAAAACCCTGTGGCTGCTGAAATGTGACTGTTGTGTGCATATTCTACCCATGGTAGATATTGAGCCCAGTCTTCGGGGTTAGATGCAGTCAGGCAACGCAACATGGCCTCCAGCTCCTGATTTAACCTCTCCATCTGGCCGTTAGTCTGGGGATGGTAACCAGAGGTTAATGACACTTTCCCCCCTAGGGCGGAACAAAATTGTCGCCAAACTTGGGAGATAAACTGAGGACCCCGATCAGAAAGTATCTCCTGAGGGATGCCATGTAATTTAAAGACATGTTTAATGAGCAGCATGGCAGTTTGAGCGGCAGTGGGGAGTTTGCGAAGGGGAACAAAATGACAAGACTTGGAGAAGCGGTCAACGATTGTGAAAATGGTGGTCATAGCCTTAGATGGGGATAATCCAGTGACAAAGTCAATAGCGATGTGAGACCAAGGTCTCTTGGGGATAGGTAATGGCTGGAGTAATCCTGTGGGTGGCTGATGGGAGGACTTGTTCCTGGAACAGACTGGACATGCTAACACAAACTCTTTGACATCTTTATGAACTGATGGCCACCAGAACCTTCGGTTGACCAACCCAATAGTTCGACTGATACCTGGATGTCCGGAAAACTTTGAGGAATGTATCCACTGTAGGAAGCGGGATCGAGCGGAGGCAGGGACGTACGTCCTCCCCTGTGGACATGACTCAGGGACAGGCTCGGTTAGCTGGGCTTGACGGATGAGGTCTTCAACCTCCCAGGTAACTACTCCCACCGTGCAGCTGGGGGGAAGCAGGGGAGCGAGTTCCTTCTCGGAGTCATCAGGTGCATAAAGTCTAGAGAGGGCATCAGGCTTGACATTTTTAGAACCTGGACGGTAAGAAATAGACAGGTTGAATCGAGAAAAGAATAATGACCAGCGCGACTGTCGAGGGTTTGAACGTTTAGCTGACTGAATGTGAGACAGGTTCTTATGGTCAGTCCAAACTACTATGGGATGCTCAGCTCCCTCTAGCCAGTGTCACCATTCCTCTAGAGCGAGCTTAATAGCCAGTAACTCTCCGTCTCCCACATCATAGTTGTGTTCTGCTGGTGAAAGTCTGCGAGAGAAAAATGCACAGGGGTGAGTACTATTATCTTTTTCAGAAACTTGAGACAGCACAGCTCCCACTCCAGAGTCTGAAGCATCGACCTCGAGGATGAACTGTTTAGTGGTATCCGGCTGAACTAGTACAGGGGCGTTAGCAAACAGGTTCTTGAGTCGGTTGAAGGCTTCCTCTGCTTGTGGGGTCCAGGTAAAACTAGACTTTGTGGATGTGAGCGCAGTTAGGGGTAAAGCGGTCTGGCTATAATTCCGTATGAAACGGCAGTAAAAGTTGGCAAAACCCAAGAACCGTTGCAGCTGTTTACGGGTCTCAGGTCTAGGCCAGTCCAACACAGCTCTGATCTTGTCCTCTGAGGGTCTTACCTGCCCGCTCTCAAGGACGTAGCCCAGGAAGGTAACGGATGATTGATGGAACTCACACTTCTCTGCCTTTACGTACAGTTTGTTCTCCAAGAGGCGTTGGAGAACCTTTCTGACATGCATCTTGTGCTCCTCCAGGGACTTGGAATAAATCAGTATGTCGTCTAGATAAACGAAGACAAACACATTAATGAAATCTCTGAGGACATCGTTTACAAGTGCTTGGAAAAAGGCGGGCGCATTTGATAAACCAAACGGCATAACTAAATACTCATAGTGTCCCATGGGTGTCTTGAATGCCGTCTTCCACTCATCTCCCTCGCGAATGCGAAGGAGGTGGTAGGCATTGCGGAGATAGAGTTTGGAGAAAATGGTAGCTTCCTGGACAGGGTCAAAGGCTGAGGAAAGAAGAGGtaaaggatatttatttttaatggtgaTCTGGTTCAACCCCCTGTAGTCAATACACGGCCTCAAGGACCCATCCTTCTTCCCCACGAAGAAGAACCCTGCCCCAAGGGGTGACGAAGAAGTGCGTATAATGCCTGCTGCTAATGAGTCATTAATGTATTTCTCCATGGTCTGACGTTCTGGACGGGAGATATTGTAAAGTCGGCTGGTGGGTAGTGGGGCTCCGGGCAACAGATCTATGGCACAATCATAGGGGCGGTGGGGGGGTAGAGTGAGTGCTTTGCTCTTACTGAAGACTGCAGCCAGATCATTATATTCAAGGGGAACAACTGACAGGTCAGGGGAATCGGTCTCATGCTGCTCTGCTGTTATGGAAGTCGGGGTAACGGCAGAGTGGAGACAAGTTGCATGGCACTCACTGGACCATGATTCAATAGTAGTCCTTCTCCAGTTTATCTGTGGGTTATGTGCGAGTAGCCACTCGAACCCCAGAATAACAGGGGAGCTGACTgcggggaaaacaaaaaaagaaattagctcTGAATGGTTACCAGAAATCACAAGACGGACGGGTGTAGTCCTCTGGGTAATCCTGGGCAGGACCTCCCCATTTAGGGCTGAAACACGAAGTGGAACAGGGAGTGGTTCTGTAGGGATCCCTAGCTGTTCAACAAGGGTAGAGTCAATTAGATTTTGTTCACAACCTGAGTCAATGAAAACAGTCAGAGGAAGAGATTGATGGCGATGGAAAAGTGTAGCAGAAATAAGGAGACGAGATCTTCTATTGGCGGGTTGCACTGGCAGCCTCCTCGTCGTTACCGCCGGGCCTGCAAGTTTAAACGTACGGGGCAGTTAGCAATGAAATGGTTGGGACCCCCGCAATACAAGCACAACCAAGAGACTAGTCTCTTTTGCCTCTCCTCAGGTGTCAGGCGAGTGTTACCCAGCTGCATGGGCTCAGGTTCTGAGGTCTCCGAGGGGTTTGGTACCTCCTGAAGACTAGGACGGGTAGCTTGTAGGGGGGCTCTGGCTGAGAGAATTCAGCGATTTCTCTCCTTGGCTTAGACCGAATTCTATTATCCAGTTTTATGGTCAGACTTATAAACTCTTCTAGAGTCTCAGGTTCATCCAGAGTAGCTAATTCATCTTTGATCTGTTCACTTAATGCATGGAAGTAAGCACTTTTAAGTGCAGTAGCATCCCATTTAGAGGCGGCTGCCTTTATCCTAAAGTCAATAGCAAAATCGGACACCGTTCGTTGCCCCTGTTTTAGGTTCCAGAGTTCTCGGGAAGCTGAAGTCTGGTCCGTCTCTTGACTAAACACCTGTTTTAATTCCTTAATGAAATCGGAATATGAACAACCAAAATCAGTGGGGGAGGAAAACTTGGCTTCGGCCCAAACCAGAGCTCGACCGGACAGCTGGGACAGCACATAAGCTATTTTAGCATTGTCGTGTGGAAAACTTTGAGGACAAGAATTGAAAATGATGGAACATTGTAAGATAAATCCCCCACATTTGTGCACATCACCTGTGAACTTCTCGGGGTCTGGCAGCCGGATCTTCGAAAACGTGGAACGGATTAGCGGGTCTGGGACTGCAGGTGAGGTTGGAGCTGGAGGCTGCGCCTGCTGAACGGAACCTTGCAAAAAGTTAGACAACTCTGTCAACCGACGGTTTGTTTCGGCCTGTCTATTACCAAACTCTCTTAAAGCTGAATCATGTGACTGTATGAGAGCGTGTTGTTCAGATAAAGCCCTTCTTATTGCGTCTGCTGGGGTAGGCTGTTGGcctgagtgttctgtcatgttggGTGCTAGCCGGGTTACCCACATGCAAGAACACGCTAAGAGAGGCAATatgaaacaataattttattttgggaaaagGTAGTGGGATCAGGGGGAAAAAGTCCTGGAGCCTGGGAATGAAGGTAAACGGTCGTCGGACTGTTGATGAGAATAGGCGGAGTGAAACACGGGACAGATCCAAGGTAATAATTTTGAGTATATTTCAGAGAGTGCTTACTTGGAGGCGGAGTGAGGGTTTGTCGGTGGCGGTGGCTGAAGAAATGGATTACCGTTTGGAGAGCGAGCAGGTAAGCCTTGTAGTTGGAGAGGAGCGCGGGTCGACTTCCAAGCGGGGTTCCGGTGATTTGCTCCTGGAACATGAAGCGCCGGCAGGCCTAGCCTGTGGCGAGCCGTAGGGAATCCACGGGGAGGGACCAGGGAGGTGAATGCACGAGGAAGGCAACCGATTGGTAATACCAATGGCGCCGTGAGGAAACAAGGAAATCTGACGGAAGAAACACAGGGAGCAATCAGAACACGAGGAGCGATCATAGAAGGTTTCTTTTCTTAAGGAAACGTCTACCAGTTGAGGCAAACACTCAGGCACTGGCGTGTCAGCTAGGCGGTCCTTATGAAGCGCCTCCGCAGCTCTTGATGATTAGACACAGGTGCGTCTACAGGTTGGCCGCCACACTTCTCCAGGGGCTCCGCTCAATGGTGACATCAGGTGGCTGTGAAAGGAAATAGCAGCTTCCCAGAGaacccagaacaaaaacaggaaaaataatccCAACCTAACATCAATTTGTGTTCAAATTGTTTGAGTTACTACCCGAGTTGAAGTCTGTTATGTTGtcttctgtattttatgttggCCCAATTCATCATTTTTTGAAATATGGTTTTCtaacctttttttcttaataaattaagGATCTTTTTGAAACTATTCAGTATCTCTGTCTGGTAGATGTTAATACCTCACACTGGCCTATAGGCTCACAGGACTAATTTTAactctaaaaaaatttttttctttctttctcagaaCTTGTTACTTCCTCATTTTAAACTCAGTTTTGCAATTCTCATATACGTCTGGTTTTGCTGCAGATCGGAGAGTCTACAAAACGTTCAGCATCTGTCAAAGCAATGGACGAAATTTATATGAATACCCATTCTGTGAAAACTGCCTGCCAAATTCCTGTTAGAAAAAATGAAGGTAAGAACAACATGAGAAAGAGAAGCATgaatatattttgtcattaatatGTAGTAGAAATGAATGTCATTGAAATGTATTTCCTTTGATAAGGTCCTGGCAGCTCTAAGAAGAAGATCTATGTGGGTGTCATCATCTTTCTGGTTCTTCTGAATGTTTTGATGCTGATTGGACTCATCAGCCTTGGTCTCTACTGTGAGTCCGACTACCTTTATTTTATCCTACCACTGTCTTTAAATTACTTGTGGATAAAGTGAACTTTTTGCTGCTGTCTTTTGGATTTCTTCAGcctcttttaattaaaactaattaaaataaccACTGCTTGAAATGGCATGTTTCACCAATTCAGTGGTGAAAACAATGTAAGATGTGAAAGTTAAAAACGGAAAAACAGCTTGCTTCcagtttgaacatttctgataaGTAACACCTGAAAGGACATGCTGCAAAACTTTGTTGGAAATAGTCTGTTAGAAAGCATCGCCTCGGTAGCagaagcttaattttttttgttttaaaagaggCTAATCTCACACCAAACTCaatctcatttctttctttgtacTGGTTGTGTGTGCTAATTTCCTGAAACTATCTTCCAGAATGACATAATCTGGCACTTTAGCTTAAAGATTATAACTTTGCTCAAATTTactacatgtttttttttaacaacattttctgttgttaaTAGATCATAACGCAGGTGATATTGCCAGCAGCAATTTGACTGAATGTCAACAGGATGGAAATAACAACATTTCCATCCTAATTGAGGAACGAGACCTGCTGAATGCCAACCTCACTGCAGTTACTCAAGAGCTGATGAAGCTTCGAGGTTTGTCCAGACAGCTTCATTTCTTTCATGAGTCGTGTTCTGGTACTGGACGGCGAGGCTGATTAGTGAcgcaaacaattttttttttacttatgaGGAATAGTcgattaatgttttattagaataaattgAGTTCCAATCGACGTCTGCTTAGACCTTTTTTTAGTCTTGAAGTCTGTactgatggcatagttactttaaaaaagtaactttaattggattaccgattacttgatttggaaagtaacttagattacaagtaactttcagcAACTGTTGACAATAATGTTCCACCAtctataaatattacatttagctttgccaatactttatTGCAAGTTATTTCATAAAGCTAACATCAACTATGTTTCTCCATTTATAAGGTTGAACTGTACGGGAGATTGTTTAATGTTTATAATAGTTCGGTTCTGCATTACGGACCTGCGTTTGCTGTCAGAGcccagcgcacagagctcctcctgctgctccacaactcagatagTCCGCTGCACAGATTTGACCAAAACTACCTGCTTATCAGGCAAATTCTGGTATTTAGTATGTGTCaacttaacatttaaaaacaagcccaaaacaacaacaaaaaaatatacaaccCGTGACTCTTTACATTTGCAATCGACTTTAGAAAAAGCAAGCCCAAAGTCACTTATAATAGTCTGCCTTggcaacagaaactcaaaattgttcctgttttttaagcaaaaaaacccaaaaatcaGATGCACATCTCTCTCTTCCCTCAATGATTTACATTTATGTCACAGCAATCAGCTGCTGCCGTCGCATAGAAACGGcgataaagaaaataacattatgtTCCAAAAGGAAATAGTGACGGACGGTGATTTGGATaagtaactttaatctgattactggatttgaaatagtaACGCGGCAGATTACTTgctactgaaaaaagtggtccgacgtcactGGTAGTCTGGTCACCCTGAAGCAGAGCCAGATGACGCAGGAATGAAGATGGCGAAGTCACACCAGAACGGGAAAGAGGAATGGTCCAAACAAAGTCCGGTGTGGGATGCAAAATGTAGCTACTTGATgcagttctgttttgaaatatagaCACCCAACAAACTCCTTCAAACACCTTCGTTCTGCTGAGCTGCGTGACGGTGAAGAGtcaattctgttaaaaaaaaatatgagtaaacaactttttttatttctgttcagcaGCCTAATAGATtcatgttttgtaatattttatgtgtAAGTTTAGAAAGGTGACAAAACCATATTTTCTGCTTATTTAGTCAGTATTTATTAGAACGGACactaaatacagatttttttggcGTATTATGAAATTTTAGACACTTGTTATTGATAGACTGTCTGCTCTCTCGATACAAGAGAAAactctgtttgtcttttattcttttagaaTCAACTTGTCCTACAGGATGGATAACGTCCAGCGTTTCCTGTTACTATTTCTCTAACGAAGCTGGTTCCTGGGATGAAGGCAGGAGGGACTGCATTGACAGAGGAGCAGATCTGCTAGTGATGAACAATGCTGAGGAGAAGGTGCTGCGTTCTCTTTATTAGtcagatacattttatttgtgtgcaaAATAAGTCCATAAGTTTCTTAAATGGTTAATGTTATGTCATATGCTcttatattagaaaaaaaataatgcatgcATTCACACATCttgaaatgttcaacattttgtccGTTAGAACATAATTCTCAGGGTGTGGTTTGGGGCGTTAGTGTCATTGACACttacacaaagtagcacatgaCAGTGAAGTGTTAGTGAAGTGATGCatggttttctcttttctatgcaactaaaatcttaaaagtgcgGTGTAGCTACGTTTGTATTCTGAGTTGATAGTTTGTAGATCCAATCGTTTGCTCCAATTACAGCCGCAGGTTTACAGCTGCTGtttactaaatgttttctgaaaaactacTGAGATTGAATTACACAGAGGTTTAGGGTGATGAGAGTAAAGGGAGCTAAACTTtttagttctttgtttttatctttgacAACCAAGTATCATTTCCGTTTTACTTCACAGTACATTGTGTGTAAGATCAAGACCAGAAACTAAGGCTTTATTAGTGTATTAAAGTCAGTCAGTTTGGTCTGGTcttaaatgagtaaaaataaatgagttaattaattaaatcagtgggaaatgtaaaataaaacaacccagAAACAAATAAGGTTTGCTCAAATGTTTAAGATAGACTTATTTGTAAGCAGTATTTGGCAAACAATTCATAAAGGTTTCATACACATTACATAGTTTTGTGCCTTATTTGACAGACATTCCTTGCTGCTCTCATAAAGAATGAAGCTTGGATTGGtttaaatgataaagaaacTGAGGGTTCCTGGAAATGGGTTGATGGAAACTCCCCGGAGTTCAAGTAAGTGATTAGATATTTGATTCAGTGCGGAGAGGCACAAACAGAGacatgtggttttatttttgtactttaaatcaCAATATCAGCTGTTTGATTGTGTCTGTTGTTGCGTCGTATGAAACATTGTCTAATTCTGTCATAAATTTAACAGGAACTGGTACAACTCTCAGCCTGATAATGGTGGGACAAGCGGAAGATGGGGAGAGGAGGACTGTGTACTTGTCAATAACTACGGCAAAGCGACTTGGAATGACTTTTCATGTGATGGGGCTAAACACTGGATCTGTGAAAAAGTGCTGAAATTGTCCGTTTGAAAAAAAAGGTCTCTAAATATaatggttttgattttattcttgaattTTAGGCATTCCATCTctaaaaacaaagctttaatAAAGTGCTTTAATAGTCCTGCTTCTAGTCACGatgaatttaaatattacaataaacaatattttctg
Encoded here:
- the LOC122840456 gene encoding C-type lectin domain family 17, member A-like — its product is MDEIYMNTHSVKTACQIPVRKNEGPGSSKKKIYVGVIIFLVLLNVLMLIGLISLGLYYHNAGDIASSNLTECQQDGNNNISILIEERDLLNANLTAVTQELMKLRESTCPTGWITSSVSCYYFSNEAGSWDEGRRDCIDRGADLLVMNNAEEKTFLAALIKNEAWIGLNDKETEGSWKWVDGNSPEFKNWYNSQPDNGGTSGRWGEEDCVLVNNYGKATWNDFSCDGAKHWICEKVLKLSV